One window of the Peptacetobacter hiranonis genome contains the following:
- a CDS encoding type I glutamate--ammonia ligase, protein MGKELLYTIEKNEHTKEDIKRILEENPNIKFVSLMGVDLGGNATDEKIPVKFLLDDIDDFLASAVQTDGSSVELYNIATLNNAKVDLMPDRDCRWYVDYNMEFIDEETGLPVGTLKIPAFLIHDNKKVCSRGILQKADKYFKESLMDVFKTYPKVLENLGIESADEIEDIGLTAATELEFWVNTPEDKADLEKLYISQSLKEQYWKRTHGVIRTCLEESLIILGKMGIEPEMAHKEVGGIPSSISIEGKTNHAMEQLEISWKFSTPLQAADNELLVRDVVEDVFTAHGLEVTFKAKPIDGVAGNGGHTHFGVSVLLKNGKRQNVFAPVDMKSDYLSIAGYGALMGMLYNYEVINPFVTSSIDGFNRLVPGFEAPICIVTSLGHSYEQPSRNRSVLVGLIRDMKNPKTLRFELRSPNPLSNKYLVIAAGYQAMIEGIRAAAESGFGPKELEKELSKQPGEEGFYLEKDRAYRDEHDIFEYYSEDERRKRFGNPPATVFENMKNIEKFSYKLKCLKQGNVFTDAVIQSFKVGAIDKWQKKLKTRLIEQNITRIRALKKLHTPENTDAIDEVIWKSISDMKYDLMKDTLTKESLFTRVRNAVDNKEYAEASRLQLEMKRKMNDIEQLYLKYKKNIY, encoded by the coding sequence ATGGGAAAAGAGCTACTATACACAATTGAAAAAAACGAACATACAAAGGAAGATATTAAAAGAATACTTGAGGAAAATCCTAATATAAAATTTGTATCGTTAATGGGGGTTGACCTTGGTGGAAATGCAACTGATGAAAAAATACCAGTTAAATTCTTACTTGATGACATAGATGATTTCTTAGCATCAGCAGTACAGACTGATGGTTCGAGTGTTGAGCTTTACAATATAGCTACTTTAAACAATGCAAAAGTCGATCTTATGCCAGACAGAGATTGTAGATGGTATGTAGATTATAATATGGAATTTATAGATGAAGAAACAGGATTACCTGTAGGAACTTTAAAAATACCAGCATTCTTAATACATGACAATAAAAAAGTATGCTCAAGAGGTATACTTCAGAAAGCAGATAAATACTTTAAAGAATCTTTAATGGATGTATTTAAAACATATCCAAAAGTTCTAGAAAATTTAGGCATAGAATCAGCTGATGAAATAGAAGATATAGGTCTTACTGCGGCTACTGAATTAGAATTCTGGGTAAATACTCCAGAAGATAAAGCAGATCTTGAAAAATTATACATTTCTCAGAGCTTAAAAGAACAGTACTGGAAGAGAACTCATGGTGTTATAAGAACTTGCTTAGAAGAGTCGTTAATAATACTTGGAAAAATGGGAATAGAACCAGAAATGGCTCATAAAGAAGTTGGTGGTATACCAAGCTCTATAAGTATAGAAGGTAAGACTAATCACGCTATGGAGCAGCTAGAAATATCATGGAAATTCTCAACACCACTACAGGCTGCTGACAACGAGCTACTAGTTAGAGATGTTGTAGAAGATGTATTTACTGCTCATGGACTAGAAGTTACTTTTAAAGCTAAACCAATAGATGGTGTTGCAGGAAATGGTGGACATACTCACTTTGGTGTAAGTGTATTATTAAAGAACGGAAAAAGACAGAATGTATTTGCTCCAGTAGATATGAAAAGCGATTATTTAAGTATAGCTGGATATGGAGCACTTATGGGTATGCTTTATAATTATGAAGTTATAAATCCATTTGTAACATCATCAATAGATGGATTCAACAGACTTGTACCTGGATTTGAAGCTCCTATATGTATAGTTACTTCTTTAGGACACTCATATGAACAGCCTTCAAGAAATAGATCAGTTTTAGTAGGTTTAATAAGAGATATGAAAAACCCTAAAACATTGAGATTTGAGCTTAGATCTCCAAACCCATTATCAAATAAATACCTTGTTATAGCAGCCGGATATCAGGCAATGATAGAAGGTATAAGAGCTGCAGCAGAAAGTGGATTTGGTCCAAAAGAATTAGAAAAAGAATTATCTAAACAGCCAGGTGAAGAAGGATTTTACCTAGAAAAAGACAGAGCATATAGAGATGAGCACGATATATTTGAATACTATAGTGAAGATGAAAGAAGAAAAAGATTTGGAAATCCTCCAGCTACAGTATTTGAAAATATGAAGAATATAGAAAAATTCTCATATAAATTAAAATGCTTAAAACAGGGAAATGTATTTACAGATGCGGTAATACAGTCATTCAAAGTTGGTGCTATAGATAAATGGCAGAAAAAATTAAAAACAAGATTAATAGAGCAGAATATAACTAGAATAAGAGCTCTTAAAAAACTTCACACTCCAGAAAATACTGATGCTATAGATGAAGTTATATGGAAGTCAATATCTGATATGAAATACGATTTAATGAAAGATACTCTTACAAAAGAGTCTTTATTTACTAGAGTTAGAAATGCTGTTGATAATAAAGAATACGCAGAAGCATCAAGACTTCAGTTAGAAATGAAACGTAAGATGAA